The following proteins are co-located in the Massilia litorea genome:
- the hpf gene encoding ribosome hibernation-promoting factor, HPF/YfiA family, protein MNLTISGHHLDVTPAIREYVQNKLERITRHFDQVIDSHVILAIDNLTEKDKRQKAEINLRVSGKTVHVESVAQDLYAAIDLLMDRLDRQVMKYKTMLKDHSREALKRLPEGGEAAAAI, encoded by the coding sequence ATGAATCTCACCATCAGTGGCCACCACCTCGACGTCACCCCCGCCATCCGTGAATACGTACAGAACAAGCTCGAACGCATCACCCGCCATTTCGATCAAGTGATCGATTCCCACGTCATCCTCGCGATCGACAACCTCACCGAAAAAGACAAACGACAGAAGGCCGAGATCAACCTGCGCGTCTCCGGCAAGACCGTACACGTGGAAAGTGTGGCGCAAGACCTGTATGCGGCGATCGATCTCCTGATGGACAGGCTCGATCGCCAGGTGATGAAATACAAGACGATGTTGAAGGACCATAGTCGTGAGGCGCTCAAGCGCCTGCCTGAAGGCGGAGAGGCTGCTGCTGCGATCTGA